The sequence GGGATCAGCTTCTCCGGGTACTGGTGCGAGCCGTAGTTGTTGCTGGCGCGGGTCACCACCACCGGGGTGTCGTAGGTGGCGAAGTAGGAGAACGCCAGGCGGTCGGCGCCGGCCTTGCTGGCGGCGTACGGGTTGCGCGGCATGAGCGGCGCCTCTTCCGGGGCCTCGCCCTCCAGCACCTCGCCGTACACCTCGTCGGTGGACACCTGCAGGAAGCGCTTCAGGCCGTGCCGGCGGGCGGCCTCCAGCAGCACGTAGGTGCCGTACATGTCGGTAAGCACGAACTGGCCGGGGTCGTCGATGCTCTTGTCCACGAAGCTCTCGGCGGCGAAGTTGGCCACCGCGTCGTGCTGCGCCAGCAGCCCGTCCACCACCCTAGGGTCGCAGATGTCGCCCTTCACGAAGGCGTAGCGGGGATCGCTCTCCACCCCGGCCAGGTTGGCCAGGTTGCCCGCGTAGGTGAGCTTGTCCAGCACCGTGATCCGGATCCCGGGGTGGCGCGCCAGCGCCATCTTCACGAAGTGGCTGCCGATGAAGCCCGCGCCGCCGGTCACCACCAGGCGCGCGGAGCCCAGGTCCAGCCTAGCCATCGTGGCGCTCCCACTTGTACGGGATGTCGTTGTCGTGCGGATGCACGCGAAACTCGTCGGGCTCCGCGTAGACGTAGTGCTCGGTGGGCACGTTGACCAGGTACGCCGGCTCGGTGCCGATCCCCTTCATGCCGTGCAACACCAAGTTTGGGATCACCAGCAGGATGGGGTTCTGCTCGCCCAGGAAGAACTCGTTCACCTCGCCGCGGGTCTTGGAGCCCTCGCGCCCGTCGTAGAGCACCACCTTCATCATGCCCTTCACGCAGGTGAAGTGATCGGTCTGCTTCCTGTGGTAGTGCCAGCCTTTGACCACGCCGGGATAGGCCACGGTGAGGTACACCTGGCCGAACTTCTGGAAGAACTCGTCGTCGTCCCGGAGCATCTCCATCAGGAAGCCGCGCTCGTCCGGGATCACCTTCAGCTTCTTGATCTTCACGCCCTCGATCATCTACGCCTCTCCCCGGCCCACGCCCTGGTACCGGAACCCGATCTCCCGGACCGTGCGCGGGTCGTAGATGTTGCGGCAGTCCACGATCGCGGGACGCCGCATGATCCGCTTGAGCTTCCCGAGGTCCAGCTCCCGGAACTGGTTCCACTCGGTCACCACCACCAGCACGTCCGCGCCGCGGGCGGCGGTGTAGGCATCCGGGCAGTACGTCAGGCCGGGCAGCTCCTGCTGCGCCCCGGGCATCGCGATGGGGTCATAGGCCTTCACCTTGATGCCCGCGCGCAGCAGCCAGCGGCCGAAATCCATCCCCACCGACTCGCGCAGGTCGTCGGTGTTGGGCTTGAAGGCGAGGCCCAGCAGCGCCACGGTCTTGCCGCGCGGGGAGCCCAGGCCCGCGAGGATCTTGTCGTACACGAAGCGGCGCTGGTCGCGGTTCACCTTCATCACCGCGCCGGTCAGGGGCGTGGGGGCCCCGAACTGCTTCGAGAAGTGAAGCAGGCTGGCGCAGTCCTTGGGGAAGCACGAGCCGCCGAAGCCCGGGCCGGCGTGCAGGAACTTCGAGCCGATGCGCTTGTCCAGGCCCACCGCCTTGGCCACCACGTTCACGTCCACGTGCGGCCCGATGGCCTCGCACACGCGGGACATCTCGTTGATGAAGGAGATCTTGGTGGCCAGCGCGTTGTTGGCCGCATACTTGATCAGCTCCGAGGTCTCGAGGTTGGTGAGCACCATCGGGGTTTCGATCAGGTACAGCGGGCGGTACAGGCCGGCCACGGCCTTGAGCGCCTTCTGCGAATCCGCGCCGATCACGATGCGGTCCGTGTGCATGAAGGTGTCCACCGCCGCGCCCTCGCGCAGGAACTCGGGATTGCTCACCACGTCGAAGCGGGCCTTCGAGCCGCGCTTGAGGTGCTGCCGCACCAGCTCGGCGAGCTTCCGCCCGGTGCCCGGGGGCACGGTGCTCTTCTGCACGATCACCTTGTAGCCGGTGAGGTGCGGGGCGATCTGCTTCGCCACGGTGAACACGAAGCCCAGGTCGGTGGCCCCGCTGCGGCCCTGCGGCGTGCCCACCGCGATGAACACGAAGTCGGTCTCGCGCACCGCGCGGCCCAGGTCGCCGGTGAAGCTCAGCCGGCCCTGGCGCACGTTCTTGGCCACCAGTTCCTCCATGCCCGGCTCGTAGAAGGGCATGTGCAGGCGGCGGAGCTGGTCGAGCCGCTCCGGGTTGGAGTCCACGCAGGTCACCTGGTGCCCGAAATCGGCGAAGCAGGCCCCGGTCACCAGTCCCACGTAGCCCGTGCCGATCACGCAGATCTTCGACATTCCGTTCCTCGATTCGTTCGCCGGCCGGTTGGGCCGGCCGGCCCTACCTCCGCCACCACTCCAGCAGCCCGTCCAGCGCCTCGGTCACGTCGTGCCTCGGGGCCCAGCCCAGCCGGGCCAGGCGGCCGGCGTCCCCGACCATGAAGTTCAGGTCCTGCGCGCGCAGCCGGGAGGGGTCGGTGTGCACCACCAGCGGCACGCGCGCGTGCGCCACCATGTGGTCCAGCAGGTCGCGCATCCGGCGCCCGGTGCCCGAGGCGATATTCACCGTCGAGCCGGGCTCCGGGCGTTCCAGCAGCACCCGGTAGGCCTCCACCACGTCGCGCACATCGAGATAGTCGCGCACCACGTCGAGGTTTCCCACCTGCAGCGTTCCGGGCCGGCCTTCACGCTCCGCGGCGGCGATCTGGCGCGCGAAGCTGCTCAGCGCGAACCGATCGTCCTGGCCGGGACCGGTGTGACTGAACGGGCGCACCGTCACCACCGGGATCCCGAAGGCGGTCCGGTACGCTTCGCCCACGGCCTCGGCGGCCAGCTTGCTCGCGCCGTAGGGGCTCACCACCGCCGGCGGCGAGTCCTCGGACACCGGCCGGTCCGAGGCCTGCGGGCCGTATACCTCGCTGCTGCTGACCAGCAGCGTGCGCGGCCGCGCCCCCGCCTGGCGCAGGCCCTCGAGAAGTCCCAGCGCGGAGCCCAGGTTGTTGCGGAACGTCCCCTCGGGGTCGCGGAAGGAGGCGGCGGCCGAGCTCTGGCCCGCCAGGTGCAGCACCGCCCCCGGCGGGTGCGCGCGGGCCGCGGCCGTCACGCGCGCGGTGTCTCCCAGGTCGAGCGACACGTACCGGGAGGGGTCGAGCCACCCGGGGCCGGCCGGCTCGAGGCCGAAGCCGACGACGTCGTGTCCGTCCGCGCGCAGGGCCGGGATCAGGTGGCGCGCCACGAAGCCGGACGCGCCCGTCACCCAGGTTCGCACGCGGCTACCTTTCCCTCCAGTACTGCAGCAGGTCGCGCAGGGTCTGCTCGAAGGGGATCTCGGGGACCCAGCCGGTCTCGCGCTTGAACTTGTCGTAGTCGCACAGCAGGATGGGCACGTCCGAAGGACGCATGCGCTTCGGGTCGGGCTTCACCTCGATCACCTTGTCCGTCATGGACAGGATCATCTTGAGCATGTCCCCGATCACCCAGCAGCGATTCGACCCGATGTTGTACACCTCGCCCGGCTTGCCCTTCTCCAGCGCCAGCCAGTAGGCGCGCACCACGTCGCGCACGTCGGTGAAGTCGCGCTTGGCCTCCAGGTTGCCCACGTGCAGCACCGGCGGGCGCCTGCCCTTCTCGATCTCCGCCACCTGCTTGCAGAAGTTCGAGGTGACGAACACGGAGCCGCGGCGCGGCCCCTCGTGGTTGAAGGCGCGCGTGCGCACCACGTCCAGCCCGTAGGAGCGGAAGTACTGGTAGCCGAGCATGTCCTGGGCCACCTTGCTCACCGCGTAGGGCGAGAGCGGCCGGAGCGGGTTGGTCTCCCGGATCGGCACCTCGTCGGCGTGAACGTCCCCGTACTCCTCGCTGGATCCCGCGACGAGCACGCGTGTCTTCAGCCCCAGCCTGCGGATCGCCTCGAACAGGTGCAGCTGGCCGATCACGTTGGTGCTGAGCGTCTCCTCCGGCTGGTGCCACGACGCCGGCACGTAGCTCTGGGCCGCCAGGTGGTAGACCTGGTCGGGCTTCACCTCCGCGATGATCTCGTGCACCGAGGTGGCATCCCGGATGTCGCAGTCGTGCAACGTGAGCCCGGTGGTGATGTGGTCGATGTTCTCGGTCCGGCTCCGCCAGCGGTGGATCCCGTGGACCTCGGCCTTGGGCTGGGTCCGGGCGATGTACTCCACCAGGTGGCTGCCAACGAACCCCGTGACGCCGGTGATCAGAACGCGCATCCAAGCTCCTTGACTCGAGTCATTTCCAGCGGAATAACCGGCTTACGGTAAGGCAATCCCGGCGCAAGGTCAACGCCGCCTCCGGGCACGCGAAGAGGGCGCGTCCAGGCTCGGACGCGCCCTCCGGCGAAGCGGAAGCTACGGTGCTAGGCCCTGCGGCGCAGCATCACCAGCCCGGCGATGCCGACACCCATCAGCAGCAGCGTGCGGGGCTCCGGGATCACCGGCGCGCTCACCAGCCCGTAGTGGAATGCCACCGGCACACCGATTTCCAGGTCCGGGTCGATGCCCCAGCTGTGCACGTCGGCCATGCGTTCGCCGATCCCGACGAAACCGTCCACGGTGTAGGCGAAGAACGCGGTGCTGAGCGGCGCGACCCCGTTGCCGACGGTGGTCGTGGGAAGCTCCGGGTACAGGCCGTAGGTGTTCGGAGTGAAGGGCTCAAGGCCCCACGTGGCTTCCCACTCGGGCGCGAACTCGTTCGCCGGACCGGAAATCGCCAGCCACGGGTTGCCGGTGACCGGGTCCACGGGGAGTTCCCCGACGTAGTTGTAGTGGAACGGGCCGATGTCCAGCAGCTCGAAGCCGCTGAGGCCGTTCATGCCCTCGGTGGGCATGTAGCCGAGATTGGTCACCCGGTAGATGAACAGGGTCACGTCGCCGGGAGCCGCGACACCGTAGACGGCGGGCCCATTCCCCTCGAGATAGAAGTCCACCTGGTCCACGGACACGATGGCGTCGCGGGGGCGCTCCCCGTTGATCTGGGTGGAGCCGTCCGCCTTCCACCAGTAGGTCGCCGTGAAGGCCGGCGCCGGGAGCGCCGAGGCCACCGCGGCCAGCGCGCACAGCAGGCCGGTGCAGAGCAAGATGCCGAAGGAGTAGCGACGCATGGAATCAGGTGCTCCTTTCCATCCGGGAGGCGAGATACGCCCTTGGTACGTGCCCCCGCCGGCTGCGGCGAAATTCCGGGCCAGGGCGCTCCGATTCATTTCAGTGCTAACAAGATTATCATGGATCCGGCCGCAATTCAATGCGGGAATCCACAACCTTTGTAACTGGTTGTGAAATAATGTCTTGAAGCAACGCTCTCGACGAGTCTCAAACTCGCCCGCGGCGCCCCGAACGGAACTGGGCCAGGGCCCTCGCGAGCGCGGCCGCGGGATCGGCCGCCCCGAACACCGCGCGGCCCAGGACCATGGCGTCCGCGCCTTCTCGTCCCGCAACCCCGGGAGTCGCCACGCGCGCCTGGTCGTGCGCGACGCCGTCGGCGAAACGGATGCCCGGCGTGACCAGCAACAGCCCCGGCCCCACCGCGCGACGCGCGGCGCGCGCTGCCTCCACCGACATCACCAGGCCATGAGCGCCGGCCGCGGCGGACTCGCGCGCGAGCCGGAGCACGCGGCCCGCCACGTCGCCGCCCTCGCTGGTGAGCACCGTCACCGCCAGGATCTGCGTGCCGCTGCCGCGCGCGCCCGCCACGGCCGCGGCCACGCCCCTGGGCCCCGCGGTGGCGTGCACGGTGAGCAGGTCCGCCCCCAGCTCCGCGGCGGAGCGCGCCGCGCCCTCCATGGTGTGCGGGATGTCATGAACCTTCAGGTCCAGGAACACGCCGTCGGCCTTCAGCCGCCGCACCAGCGGCGGGCCGGCGGCGGTGAACAATTCCAGGCCCACCTTCACGCCGCAGCGCGCCCCCCCCAGCCGGCGCAGCTGCGCCAGGGCCTCGCGCGAGGTGGGAAAGTCGAGCGCCAGGAAGGCGCGCACGCCGCCGGGCGGGCGCGCGGGCCGGGTGCGGATGGTGGTCACGGGAGCCTCCGAACGAAACCTGCGAACGTGGCGCGCCGCGCGGGTTCGGGACAGTTCACTTCAGCGTGGCGCGCTGTCCGAGCGCGCCGACAAGGTCGCGGCAGCTCGACGCGCCGATTTCCGCGAGCGCGCGCCGCAGCGCGGCGGCCCGCACGCCCGCGCCGGACGGGTCCAGGAACAGCGCCGTGCCCACCTGCACCGCCGCGGCGCCGGCCAGCAGGAAGCCCAGCACGTCGCGCGCCTCCATGATGCCGCCGATGCCGATCACCGGGATTCGAAGAGCCCCCGCCAGGCGCCGCACCATCGCCATCGCCACCGGCCGCACCGCGGGCCCGGAGAGCCCGCCCGCGCCCGGCGAGGGCAGCGCGGTGCGCGACTTCCAGTGCACATCGGCGCCCACCAGCGTGTTGATGGCCGACACGGCGTCGGCGCCGGCGTCCTGCGCCGCCCGGCCCAGGGCCACGATGTCGTGCGTGTTGGGCGTGAGCTTGGCGACCAGGAACCGCCCGGTGCGCGCGCGCACCCCGCGCACCACCCCGGCCACCTGCGCCGGGTCGGTGCCCAGGTCCAGGCCGCCGCGGGCCACGTTGGGGCACGACAGGTTGAGCTCGAAACCCTCGAAACCGTCGTGCCCTTCGAGCCGCTCCGCCTGGGTCGCGTAGTCGCCCGGGGAGTAGCCGCCCAGGCTGACCAGCCGCAGCGGCGGCAGGGCGCGAAGCAGGGGCAGCTTCTCCCCCACGAAGCGGTCCAGCCCCACGTTCTCGAGCCCGATGGAATTGAGCATCCCCGATGCCGTCTCCGCCACGCGCGGGGCGGGGTTGCCAGGGCGGGGCTGCAGCGTGACCGTCTTGGTGACGAACCCGCCGATCTCCTCCATGGGCAGCGCCCCGGCCAGTTCCGGGCCGTAGCCGCAACAGCCGGACGCCAGCAGCACCGGCGTGCGCAGCGTGAACGGGCCCAGCTTCACGGCCAGCGCGCCGGGCGCATCCGGGCCGCACCCGCCCGCGCCCGCGCCCCCCGCGTCCTGCCCTCTTACGTCCGGCATGCCGCCTCCCTCTCCCAGTCGATCCGCCGGGCGTCGAACGCCGGCCCGTCCTCGCAGGCCATGGCGAAAGTCGGCGCGGGGGGCTCGCCCGCGGGCACGGGCGATCCCCCTGGATCCGCGTGCGCCACCGGCACGGCGCAGCCGCGGCACACGCCCACGCCGCAGGGCATGGGCGCTTCCACCGACACGTACGCTTCGAGCGCCCGCTCGCGCGCCAGCGCGGCGGTGGCGGCCAGCAGCCCCATGGGGCCGCACGCGAACAGCGTCGGCGCGGGGCCCGCGCCGGCAGGGATCGCATCGAGAGCGCGGCGCACCGCGTCGAGCACCGTGCCGCGCTCCCCGCGGGAGCCGTCCTCGGTGCAGATCACGGAATCGAGCGCGGCCAGCTCCGGGGAATCCCACAGCAGGGGCGCGCGGGTGGCGCCGTAGAAGAAGCGCACGCGGGCCGGGTCGGAGGCCCCGCGCGAGACGTACAGCAGCGGCGCGACCCCGTAGCCTCCCGCGACCATCCACAGCGGGCCGGGCAGTCGCGGGAAGCCGCGCCCCAGCGGGCCGTGGCCCTCGAGCCGCGAACCCAGCGGCAGGCGGGCCAGCGCGCGCGTGCCGCGGCCGGCTTCCGAGAACAGGATGCGGAACGAGGCCGGCCCCGCGCCGCCGGCATCCCAGTCGAGCAGGCTGAACGGGCGGGGCCAGAAGACCTCGGGAAGGTTGAGCTGGACGAACTGGCCGGCGGATGCCCCGGGTGCGGAACAGTTCAGGACGAAGCTCGCGAGATGCTGACGCTCGGCCACCGCCTGGCGTTCGCGCAGCTCCGCGCGGAAGCGGATCCAGCCCACGCGCGGGCCTACCGGTTGCCCGGCGGGGCGGCCCCGCCGGTATCGGGCTCGGCCGGGGCGCCCGGCATGTGCGGCAGGCTGTCGGGCGGGGCCGGGCCGCCCGGGGCCGCGCCCGCAGGCGGCGGTACAGTCGGCGGCGCGGCCGGCGGCGCGGCCGGCGACGCGGGCGCAGATCCGGGTGGCGGACTGCCCTTCGGCGCGGCGGAGGTGTCTGGGGGCGTGGAGCCCGGCGGAGGCGCAGAGCCCGGCGGGCCGCCCCTTCGCACAGCAGAAGTATCCGCCGTCACCGGCGGCACGCTGTCCATCTCGGCCGCCTGGATCGAGGGCACCGAGCTGCCCGCCGGCACCATCGGCCTCGAGATGCCGCGCGAGGCCGCGGTGGCCCGCGTCACCGAATCCGCGCGCATCGCCTCCGCGCGCTTCAGGGCCTCGCGGCGCAACGAGTCCGAGTACGCGATCAAACGTATGGAATCGGCCACTGTCTTCCTGCGCAGCGAGTCCGCGCGCGCCGCCTGGGCGATGGAGTCGGCGATGGCCTCGGGCGGCTTGGGGCACGGGATGTTGGTGGTGTCCCGGCCGCCGGCGGCCAGCACGGAGTCCGCGGCGGCCCCGAAGTGCCGCTGCAGCGTGTCCTGCGCCGCCAGCCCGAACGCGGTGCTCGAGTACCGCGCGGCCACGCGCGCGTACGCGGAATCGGCCGCGGCCGGTCGCTTCATCTTCGCCAGCACCCAGCCCGCCGCGAAGGCGGCCTTGGGTCCGAAGCGGGTGAAGCTGTAGGCGCGCTCCACCCCCAGGTACTCCACCAGGGCGCGGTCCAGCTTCTTCATGTCGAAGCAGTAGAGCTCGGCCAGCAGGAAGGCGGTCTCCGCCCGGCCGTCGAAGTGGCTCTTCGAGTCGGCCATCATCTTCTTGTACTCGGCGGCCCGGGCCAGCCCGGAGTTCCGTTCCTTGGCCACGTCGGTGAACTCGGAGCGCGGCATGGTGTTCACGGCGTCGTAGAACTTGCGCGCCTGGTCGAAGTCCTCCCTGTTCACCTCCTGGATGTAGCCGAGCTGGTAGGCGGCCACCGAGCCGAACCGGTCGTTGGGGTGCGCCTCCTTGATCGTCGTGTACTGGTCCACGGCGCGGTCCACCTGGCCGCGCAGCGCCTCGCACCCCGCGATCCGCAATTGAAGGTCGGGATCCCGCATCTGCTGGAGGTCCTTGGGCTGCGCGCGGACGTCAATCTGCTGCTGGCGGTAGTAGGTGATGGCTTCCTCGAAGCGGCGGGCGCGCTCGAGGGCCTCTCCCACCTTCAGCCGGGCGGCGAAGCGGTCCTCCTCGCGCGGGGCGTCGAGGGCCACCTGCGAGAACTCGGTGCGCGCGCTGTCCCATTCCTCGAGCTGGAAGTAGGCCTCGCCGCGGTAGGTCTGCGAGCGGTAGCGCTCCTCGCTGGCGGGACATTCGCGGATCAGGCGGGTGTAGGTCTCCAGCGCCTCGCGGCTGCGCTTCTGCTGCCGGAACCCGTCGCCCAGGGTGATCAGGGCCTGGTCCTTGCCGGCGTAGTCCGGGAACCGGGCCAGCACCTGGTTCAGCGTGCTCTCGGCGTCGGCGAAGCGGCGCAGCCGGGTCAGCGCCTGGGCCTGGCCGGTGAGGGCGTCGGGAACGAACCGGCTCTGAGGCAGGCTGTCGCACAGCAGCTGGAACTGGGTCACGGCGCCCTCGTAGTCGCCCTTGCCCAGCTGGCAGCGCCCGATCAGGAGCACCGCCTCGTCCACGTACTTGCTGTCGGGGAACTTGGTGAGCAGGTTGGTGCACGCGCGCATGCACTGTTCGTACTGGGCCAGCTCGGCCGCCGAGGCGCCCTGGAGCGGGTTGCGGGCCCTCTCCTCCATGGCCTTGTCCCAGGCCTTGCGTGCCATGTAGAAGGTGTTGTAGTACGCACAGCCACCCAGGAACAGCGTGACCAGGAGAGCGACCAGCGCGACCGGGATGCGCCTCACGATCCGCCCCCGCCGGGATGCAGGTCTTGAAGCGCGTACACCGGGAAGTCCCCGCGCTGCAGCGCCTCGATGGCGTGGATCGCGGCGGACGCGGCCGCCAGCGTGGTCAGGCACGGCACGCGGCACTGCAGCGCGGCGCGCCGGATGCGGACCTCGTCGAACTGCGACTCCCGGCCCAGCGGCGTGTTGATCACCAGGTCCACCTCCCCGCGCGTGATCAGATCCTCGGCGTTGGGGCCGCCCTCGTGCACCTTGAACACCGGGCGCGCCGGGATGCCGTTGCGCCTGAGCATCAGCGCCGTGCCGCCGGTGGCCAGCAGCTCGAAGCCCAGGTGCCGGAGCTGCTTGGCCATGAACACGATGGCCCGCTTGTCCTGGTCGCACACCGACAGGAACGCGCGCCCCTTCAGCGGCAGGCGCTCCCCCAGCGCCAGCTTGGCCTTCGCGTAGGCCAGGCCCATGTTGTCGGAAATCCCCATCACCTCGCCCGTGGACTTCATTTCCGGGCCCAGCAGCGTGTCCACTCCGGGGAACCGGTCGAAGGGCAGCGCCGGGTGCTTGAGCGACACGTGCTGCGGGTCGCCCTCGACCGGGGGGCGGTCCGAGGGCAGCTTCCCGCCCGCCATCACGCGCGCGGCCACCCGCGCCAGCGGCCAGCCCGCGGCCTTGCTCACGAAGGGCACCGTGCGCGAGGCGCGCGGGTTGGCCTCGAGCACGTACAGCGTGTCGTTGCGCAGCGCGAACTGCACGTTCATCAGTCCCACCACCGGCAGCGCCAGCGCCAGCTTCGTGGTCTGCGCGGCGATCTCGGCCAGCGTCTCGCGGCCCACCGAGAACGCCGGGATGACGCACGACGAGTCGCCGGAGTGGATGCCCGCGGCCTCGAGGTGCTCCATGATGGCGCCCAGCCACACGCGCTCGCCGTCGCACACGGCATCCACTTCCAGCTCGATCGCGTCCTCCAGGAAGCGGTCGAGCAGCAGCGGCTCCTCGCGCGAGATGGCGACTTCCTTCAGCAGCGCCGCCAGGTCGTCCGGGCCGAACAGGATCCGCATCCCGCGGCCCCCCAGCACGTACGAGGGCCGCGCGAGGATGGGCCAGCCCATGCCCTCGGCCGCGGCGACGGCGTCGTCGGCGTTCCAGGCCGTGGTGCACACCGGCTGTCGCAGCCCCAGCTCGCGCACCAGCTCGGAGAAGCGCAGGCGGTTCTCGGCGCGGTCGATGGCGTCCCAGCCGGTGCCCAGGATGTTGACCCCGGCCTCGGCCAGCCCGCGCGCCAGCGAGAGCGGCGTCTGCCCGCCCAGCTGCACCAGCACCCCGATGGGACGCTCCGTCGCCACCACCGCCAGCACGTTCTCCAGCGTCAGTGGCTCGAAGTACAGCCGGTCGGACACATCATAATCGGTGCTGACGGTTTCGGGGTTGGAATTGATCATCACCACCTGGTAGCCGGCCTCGCGCAGCTCCAGGCACGCCTGGACGCAGCAGTAGTCGAACTCCAGGCCCTGCCCGATCCGGTTGGGGCCGCTGCCCAGCACCAGGATGGTCCTTCCCGCACCGGCGCGGGATTCGTCCTGCTCGCCGTAGGTGGAGTAGAAGTACGGCGTCTCGGCCTCGAATTCCGCGGCGCAGGTGTCCACGGCCTTCATCGCCGGGACCAGGCCCGCGGCCTCGCGGGCCGCGCGCACCCCGGCTTCGGGCGATCCCGAGAACGCCGCCAGATCCGCGTCGCCGAAGCCACGGCGCTTGGCCCGCTCCAGCAGCGGCAGGTCGGTCACGAAGCCGGTGCCGGCCGCCCGGACCTCCTCCTCCAGCTCCACCATCTGGCGGAACTGCTCCAGGAACCACGGGTGCACGTGCGTCCAGCGGGCCAGCTCTGCGGGGCTCCGCCCCTCGCGCAGCGCCTGTCGCATGGCCAGCCAGCGCCCGGGTCGGGCCCTGCCCAGCTCCTCCGGGCCCAGCGGCCCGGCGCCATACTCGCCGCGCCAGCCCTGCGAGGGCGACTCCAGCGAGCGCAGCGCCTTGAGGAACGCCTCCTGGAAGCTGCGCCCCAGCCCCATCACCTCGCCCACGGACTTCATCTGCGTGCCCAGCACCGGCTCGGCGGCGGGGAACTTCTCGAACGCCCAGCGCGGGATCTTCACCGCCACGTAGTCCAGGGCGGGCTCGAAGCTGGCCGGGGTGCGGCGGGTGATGTCGTTGGGGATCTGGTCCAGCGTGGCGCCCACCGCCAGCCACGCCGCGATCTTGGCGATGGGGAAGCCGGTGGCCTTGGAGGCCAGCGCGGAGCTGCGCGAGACGCGCGGGTTCATCTCGATCACGTAGCGCTCGCGGGTGCGCGGGTCCACCGCGAACTGGATGTTCGAGCCGCCCGTCTCCACGCCCACGGCGCGCATCACCTTCAGCGCGTCGTCGCGCATGCCCTGGTACTCGCGATCCCCCAGCGTCTGCTGGGGGGCCACGGTGACGCTGTCGCCGGTGTGCACGCCCATGGGGTCCAGGTTCTCGATGGAGCACACCACCACGGCGTTGTCCGCGCGATCGCGCATCATCTCCAGCTCGAACTCCAGGTGGCCCAGCAGGCTCTGCTCCACCAGCGCCTCGTGCGTGGCGCTGGCCTGCAGGCACAGCTCCAGGCGGCGCCGCAGGTCGGCCTCGTCGTGGGCCGCGCCGCTGCCCGCGCCGCCCAGCGCGAAGGAGGCGCGCACGATCACCGGCAGGCCCACCTGGCGCGCGAAGCGCACACCGTCCTCCACCGTGCGCACGGCGCGGCTGTCGGGCAGCTTCAGCCCGGCGGCGAGCATGCAGTCGCGGAACACCTCGCGGCTCTCGGCGCGCCGGATGGTCTCCAGGGAGGCGCCGATCATCTCCACCCCGTGCCGCTCCAGGGCCCCGGAGACCGCCAGCTCCACCGCCACGTTGAGCGCGGTCTGCCCGCCCATGGTGGGCAGCAGCGCATCCGGCTTCTCGATGGCGATCACGCGCTCCACCACGTCGGCGGTCACCGGCTCCAGGTAGGTGCGGTCGGCCATGGGAGCGTCGGTCATGATGGTGGCCGGATTCGAGTTCACCAGCACCACCCGGTAGCCCACCGCGCGCAGCGCGCGGCACGCCTGCGTGCCGGAATAGTCGAACTCGCACGCCTGCCCGATCACGATGGGCCCGGAGCCCAGGATCAGGATGGTCTCCAGGTCGCGGCGCGTCTCGAAGCCCGGCGTGCTCACATTGTCCCCGTGCCCGCGGCCCGCGCGGGCGCCAGCGTGCGGGCGAAGTCGTCAAAGGCCGGTCGGGCGTCGTGCGGCCCGGGGCCCGCCTCGGGATGGAACTGGATGGCGGTGACCGGCAGCGAGCGGTGGCGGAAGCCCTCGAGGGTGCCGTCGTTGAGATTGCGCAGCGTGGGCTCCCAGTCGCGGGCGCGAGCTTCGTCCCAGCGCACGCAGTAGTTGTGGTTCTGCGAAGTGATGGCCACCCGCCCGGTGGCGATCTCGCCCACCGGGTGGTTGCCGCCGTGGTGCCCGTAGCGGAGCTTGTAGGTCTCCATGCCCAGCGCCCGTGCCAGCACCTGGTGGCCGAGGCAGATGCCCAGCACCGGCAGGGTGCCGATCAGCGAGGCGGCCAGATCCACCACGTGGGGCACGTCCACGGGATCGCCCGGGCCGTTGGAGAACACCACGCCGTCGGGCCGCCACGCCAGCAGCTCCGCGCGCGCCACCCGCGCCGGGTACACCCTCACCCGCGCGCCTCGCTCCGCCAGCTGGCGCAGGATGCTGCGCTTCACGCCGCAGTCCACCACCGCCACCCGGGGGGCTGCGCCCGCGAGCGGGGCGGGCACCGGGCGCGGCACGAAACTCGCGGACACGCCGCCGGGCCCGGCCGGCGCGGGCCCGGGCGGCACGGGATCCTCGAAGTCGTACGCGGCGGGGGCGCTGACTCGGTCCAC is a genomic window of Candidatus Eisenbacteria bacterium containing:
- the carB gene encoding carbamoyl-phosphate synthase large subunit, encoding MSTPGFETRRDLETILILGSGPIVIGQACEFDYSGTQACRALRAVGYRVVLVNSNPATIMTDAPMADRTYLEPVTADVVERVIAIEKPDALLPTMGGQTALNVAVELAVSGALERHGVEMIGASLETIRRAESREVFRDCMLAAGLKLPDSRAVRTVEDGVRFARQVGLPVIVRASFALGGAGSGAAHDEADLRRRLELCLQASATHEALVEQSLLGHLEFELEMMRDRADNAVVVCSIENLDPMGVHTGDSVTVAPQQTLGDREYQGMRDDALKVMRAVGVETGGSNIQFAVDPRTRERYVIEMNPRVSRSSALASKATGFPIAKIAAWLAVGATLDQIPNDITRRTPASFEPALDYVAVKIPRWAFEKFPAAEPVLGTQMKSVGEVMGLGRSFQEAFLKALRSLESPSQGWRGEYGAGPLGPEELGRARPGRWLAMRQALREGRSPAELARWTHVHPWFLEQFRQMVELEEEVRAAGTGFVTDLPLLERAKRRGFGDADLAAFSGSPEAGVRAAREAAGLVPAMKAVDTCAAEFEAETPYFYSTYGEQDESRAGAGRTILVLGSGPNRIGQGLEFDYCCVQACLELREAGYQVVMINSNPETVSTDYDVSDRLYFEPLTLENVLAVVATERPIGVLVQLGGQTPLSLARGLAEAGVNILGTGWDAIDRAENRLRFSELVRELGLRQPVCTTAWNADDAVAAAEGMGWPILARPSYVLGGRGMRILFGPDDLAALLKEVAISREEPLLLDRFLEDAIELEVDAVCDGERVWLGAIMEHLEAAGIHSGDSSCVIPAFSVGRETLAEIAAQTTKLALALPVVGLMNVQFALRNDTLYVLEANPRASRTVPFVSKAAGWPLARVAARVMAGGKLPSDRPPVEGDPQHVSLKHPALPFDRFPGVDTLLGPEMKSTGEVMGISDNMGLAYAKAKLALGERLPLKGRAFLSVCDQDKRAIVFMAKQLRHLGFELLATGGTALMLRRNGIPARPVFKVHEGGPNAEDLITRGEVDLVINTPLGRESQFDEVRIRRAALQCRVPCLTTLAAASAAIHAIEALQRGDFPVYALQDLHPGGGGS
- the carA gene encoding glutamine-hydrolyzing carbamoyl-phosphate synthase small subunit gives rise to the protein MGGLRPALLALEDGTVFRGFAYGAAGTACAEVVFHTSMAGYTEILTDPSYRGQFVTFSYPLIGNYGVSPDDHESDRFQAEGVVVREATTSGGVAPELEPLLAERGVVGIRGVDTRALVRRLREAGVLKGCIDSTGLAASELVDRARAHPEVTGGDFVDRVSAPAAYDFEDPVPPGPAPAGPGGVSASFVPRPVPAPLAGAAPRVAVVDCGVKRSILRQLAERGARVRVYPARVARAELLAWRPDGVVFSNGPGDPVDVPHVVDLAASLIGTLPVLGICLGHQVLARALGMETYKLRYGHHGGNHPVGEIATGRVAITSQNHNYCVRWDEARARDWEPTLRNLNDGTLEGFRHRSLPVTAIQFHPEAGPGPHDARPAFDDFARTLAPARAAGTGTM